The following coding sequences lie in one Halogeometricum rufum genomic window:
- a CDS encoding histidine kinase N-terminal 7TM domain-containing protein: MTPPSPALLFVAGALCASVTIAVLLRHPFYSRRVRLPFSILTLSCAVWATAYGFQLTAASLDGKLLWVWLWWTAAAFTPTLWFVFSLAYAGDDSLLSRRTLAALSVEPALVALLAFAGITGRTDLFVADFGLVSAPSAASLSVSYGPLYEAHLLYAAALSVTGTVAVGRLLVRGDDSYQRGTVVVLAAASIPLAAFASRLLGLSQRADALPVALGLAALVVLFGLRTDDLFDVTPVARDYAISEMRDGIVVLDDRARVVELNPAALPLFTVPQEEVVGSHVADVSHNSLGMYALLDGDRDRLDLTVEVEEGSRHYEATATALGNGEGHERGWTLVLRDTTERRRTEAKFRALIENSRDLVSILDRDGTRRYTSPASEHVLGIPRHEFEDSNAFDRIHPDDREQARELFEKIDSRETARTEFRHEHADGSWRVLDTVAVNMLDDPAVDGVVVNSRDVTNRRRYQQRLRVLNRVLRHDLRNDMNVILGHADLLAETIDDPARRKHIETIRKKALSLVSLGERAREVDQTLHGEDRERQPVEVTSVVRAKVEELRETHSSVVVNTHLPDEQWVLATNHVGTALTNVVDNALEHNDRILPRVGISVSRHAGTDGVEIRVVDNGPGIPASELEALEAGIETQLQHASGLGLWLVKWILNGSHASIDFEERDARGTAVVMRFQPASPPRASTDSADGDEVVRQARETGEDDRTEAGEDDRTEAGEDDRTEAGDDDRTETDDDERTEARVNR; the protein is encoded by the coding sequence ATGACCCCACCGAGTCCGGCTCTCCTCTTCGTAGCCGGAGCGCTCTGTGCGTCGGTCACCATCGCCGTTCTGCTCCGACACCCGTTCTACTCGCGTCGCGTCCGCCTGCCGTTCTCGATACTGACGCTCTCCTGTGCGGTCTGGGCGACGGCGTACGGCTTCCAGTTGACGGCGGCGTCGCTGGACGGCAAACTGCTCTGGGTCTGGCTGTGGTGGACCGCCGCGGCGTTCACGCCGACGCTCTGGTTCGTGTTCTCGCTCGCGTACGCGGGCGACGACTCGCTCCTCTCGCGTCGGACGCTCGCCGCCCTGTCCGTCGAACCCGCCCTCGTCGCCCTCCTCGCGTTCGCCGGCATCACGGGGAGGACCGACCTCTTCGTCGCCGACTTCGGTCTCGTCTCCGCGCCGTCGGCCGCCTCCCTCTCGGTGTCGTACGGTCCGCTGTACGAGGCACACCTCCTCTACGCCGCCGCGCTGTCGGTCACCGGAACCGTCGCGGTGGGGCGGTTGCTCGTCCGCGGCGACGACTCCTATCAGCGCGGCACCGTCGTCGTCCTCGCGGCCGCCTCGATTCCGCTGGCGGCGTTCGCATCGCGCCTCCTCGGACTCTCACAGCGAGCCGACGCCCTGCCCGTCGCGCTCGGACTGGCCGCCCTCGTGGTGCTGTTCGGACTCCGGACGGACGACCTGTTCGACGTCACCCCCGTCGCGCGCGACTACGCCATCTCGGAGATGCGCGACGGCATCGTCGTCCTCGACGACCGGGCGCGCGTCGTCGAGTTGAACCCCGCCGCGCTCCCGCTTTTCACCGTCCCGCAGGAGGAGGTGGTCGGCTCGCACGTCGCCGACGTCAGCCACAACTCGCTCGGGATGTACGCACTGCTCGACGGCGACAGGGACCGTCTCGACCTCACCGTCGAAGTCGAGGAGGGAAGCCGCCACTACGAGGCGACGGCCACCGCACTCGGGAACGGCGAGGGACACGAACGCGGGTGGACGCTCGTCCTCCGGGACACGACCGAACGTCGCCGGACCGAGGCGAAGTTCCGCGCGCTCATCGAGAACTCGCGGGACCTCGTCAGCATCCTCGACCGGGACGGCACGCGCCGGTACACCAGTCCCGCGTCCGAACACGTCCTCGGCATCCCCCGCCACGAGTTCGAGGACAGCAACGCGTTCGACCGGATACACCCGGACGACCGCGAACAGGCGCGGGAACTGTTCGAGAAGATAGACTCCCGCGAGACGGCGCGGACGGAGTTCCGTCACGAACACGCCGACGGGTCGTGGCGGGTGCTCGACACCGTCGCGGTGAACATGCTCGACGACCCGGCCGTCGACGGCGTCGTCGTCAACTCCCGGGACGTGACCAACCGCCGCCGCTACCAGCAACGACTGCGCGTCCTCAACCGCGTCCTCAGACACGACCTGCGGAACGACATGAACGTCATCCTCGGCCACGCCGACCTGTTGGCGGAGACGATCGACGACCCGGCGCGACGGAAGCACATCGAGACGATTCGGAAGAAGGCGCTGTCGCTCGTCTCGCTGGGCGAACGCGCACGCGAGGTGGACCAGACGCTCCACGGCGAGGACCGCGAACGCCAGCCAGTCGAGGTGACGAGCGTCGTACGCGCGAAAGTCGAGGAACTGCGAGAGACGCACTCCTCGGTCGTCGTCAACACGCACCTCCCGGACGAGCAGTGGGTGCTGGCGACGAACCACGTCGGCACTGCGCTCACGAACGTCGTCGACAACGCCCTCGAACACAACGACCGAATCCTCCCACGCGTCGGTATCTCCGTCTCCAGACACGCCGGGACCGACGGCGTCGAGATACGCGTCGTCGACAACGGCCCCGGCATCCCCGCCTCGGAACTCGAAGCGCTCGAAGCCGGCATCGAGACGCAACTCCAGCACGCCAGCGGACTGGGACTCTGGCTGGTGAAGTGGATCCTCAACGGGTCGCACGCGTCCATCGACTTCGAGGAACGCGACGCACGCGGAACGGCCGTCGTCATGCGCTTTCAACCGGCCTCGCCGCCCCGAGCGTCGACCGACTCCGCCGACGGAGACGAAGTGGTCCGCCAAGCGCGCGAGACGGGCGAGGACGACCGGACGGAAGCGGGCGAGGACGACCGGACGGAAGCGGGCGAGGACGACCGGACGGAAGCGGGCGACGACGACCGGACGGAGACGGACGACGACGAACGGACCGAGGCGCGCGTGAACCGGTGA
- a CDS encoding acyl-CoA dehydrogenase family protein — protein sequence MDFELPSEHRMIRDTVREFCEEEISPIAQEIEDEHRFPEEVFDELAALDMLGVPVSEEYGGLGGDQLMYALVTEELGRVSGGIGLSYAAHVSLASKPIEMFGTEEQKERWLRPLAEGEHMGAWALTEPGSGSDASDMDTTAEKDGDEWVLNGTKQFITNANVAGSVLVKAVTAPGEGYDGISTFIVDPRNDDGFEVTSVWDKMGLNCSPTCELAFDDVRLPEDRLLGEEGEGWTQTKKTLDGGRISIAALSTGLAQGAYEAAKTYAGDREQFGKPISKFDAIRDKLVDMHRKTERARLLTHKAATRYDAGESVTRASALAKLDASEAAREVAEDAVQVLGGYGYTEDFAPQRFYRDAKLMEIGEGTSEIQHLVIGRELGL from the coding sequence ATGGACTTCGAGTTACCCTCCGAGCACCGGATGATACGCGACACCGTCCGGGAGTTCTGCGAGGAGGAGATTTCCCCCATCGCACAGGAGATAGAGGACGAACACCGCTTCCCCGAGGAAGTGTTCGACGAACTCGCCGCCCTCGACATGCTCGGCGTCCCCGTCTCCGAGGAGTACGGCGGCCTCGGCGGCGACCAGTTGATGTACGCCCTCGTCACGGAGGAACTGGGCCGCGTCTCCGGCGGTATCGGGCTCTCGTACGCCGCACACGTCTCGCTGGCGTCGAAGCCCATCGAGATGTTCGGCACCGAGGAACAGAAGGAGCGGTGGCTCCGCCCCCTCGCCGAGGGCGAGCACATGGGCGCGTGGGCACTCACCGAACCCGGGTCGGGGTCGGACGCCAGCGACATGGACACGACCGCGGAGAAGGACGGCGACGAGTGGGTGCTGAACGGCACGAAGCAGTTCATCACGAACGCGAACGTCGCCGGGTCGGTCCTCGTGAAGGCCGTCACCGCCCCCGGAGAGGGCTACGACGGCATTTCGACGTTCATCGTGGACCCGCGGAACGACGACGGGTTCGAGGTGACCTCCGTGTGGGACAAGATGGGCCTGAACTGCTCGCCCACCTGCGAACTCGCGTTCGACGACGTCCGCCTCCCCGAGGACCGCCTGCTCGGCGAGGAGGGCGAGGGCTGGACGCAGACGAAGAAGACGCTGGACGGCGGACGCATCTCCATCGCCGCCCTCTCGACGGGCCTCGCGCAGGGCGCCTACGAGGCGGCGAAGACGTACGCCGGCGACCGAGAGCAGTTCGGCAAGCCCATCTCGAAGTTCGACGCCATCCGCGACAAACTCGTCGACATGCACCGGAAGACCGAACGCGCCCGCCTGCTGACCCACAAGGCGGCGACGCGGTACGACGCCGGCGAGTCCGTGACGCGGGCGTCGGCGCTGGCGAAACTCGACGCGTCGGAGGCCGCCCGCGAAGTCGCCGAGGACGCCGTGCAGGTGCTCGGCGGCTACGGCTACACCGAGGACTTCGCCCCCCAGCGGTTCTACCGCGACGCCAAACTGATGGAGATAGGCGAGGGGACCAGCGAGATACAGCACCTCGTCATCGGTCGGGAACTGGGGCTATAG
- a CDS encoding ABC transporter ATP-binding protein, which yields MSSEDAVTEARVERALDVSGVDSGYGEAQVLHDLNLHLNREEIVCLIGPNGAGKSTVLKTIFGLLKPWTGTVRLDGEDITGTEPEDLVRMGVGYVPQVDNVFGSLTIDENLRMGGVARSGGVEEVIGRLYDRFPILDDKREAKARTLSGGQRQVLAFARALVMEPDVLLIDEPSAGLAPSIVADVFEDVQTVNELGTAILMVEQNAREGLSISDRGYVLDQGTVAYEDEADGLLDNPEVSQLYLGGADYE from the coding sequence GTGAGTTCCGAAGACGCGGTCACCGAGGCGCGCGTCGAACGCGCGCTCGACGTCTCGGGCGTCGACTCCGGCTACGGCGAGGCACAGGTGCTCCACGACCTGAACCTCCACCTGAACCGCGAGGAGATCGTCTGTCTCATCGGCCCGAACGGGGCCGGCAAGTCCACGGTGCTGAAGACCATCTTCGGGCTCCTGAAGCCGTGGACGGGGACCGTCAGACTGGACGGCGAGGACATCACGGGCACCGAACCCGAGGACCTCGTCCGCATGGGCGTCGGCTACGTCCCGCAGGTGGACAACGTGTTCGGCTCGCTCACCATCGACGAGAACCTCCGCATGGGCGGCGTCGCCCGAAGCGGCGGCGTCGAGGAGGTCATCGGGCGACTGTACGACCGCTTCCCCATCCTCGACGACAAGCGCGAGGCGAAGGCGCGGACGCTCTCGGGCGGCCAGCGGCAAGTGCTCGCGTTCGCCCGCGCGCTGGTGATGGAACCGGACGTGCTCCTCATCGACGAACCGTCGGCGGGGCTGGCACCGAGCATCGTCGCCGACGTGTTCGAAGACGTGCAGACGGTGAACGAACTGGGAACCGCGATTCTCATGGTCGAACAGAACGCCCGGGAGGGCCTGTCCATCTCCGACCGCGGCTACGTCCTCGACCAGGGCACCGTCGCCTACGAGGACGAGGCCGACGGACTGCTCGACAACCCCGAGGTGTCGCAACTGTACCTCGGCGGCGCGGACTACGAGTAG
- a CDS encoding universal stress protein, producing the protein MYERILVPTDGSECAEAAVDHAVDLASKYDAEVHVLYVVDVRVSGQGEWALDAEAVHEAGQDHGDAVVERVAEGIRSAGVEATTAVRTGIPGNEIRDYAAEAGCDLVVMGTHGRTGIDRYLIGSVAERIVRTADVPVMTVRAED; encoded by the coding sequence ATGTACGAGCGAATTCTGGTGCCGACGGACGGCAGCGAGTGCGCCGAAGCAGCGGTCGACCACGCCGTCGACCTGGCCTCGAAGTACGACGCCGAGGTGCACGTCCTCTACGTCGTCGACGTGCGCGTGAGCGGACAGGGCGAGTGGGCACTCGACGCCGAGGCGGTCCACGAGGCGGGACAGGACCACGGCGACGCGGTGGTCGAACGGGTGGCCGAGGGAATCCGCTCGGCGGGCGTCGAGGCGACGACGGCCGTCAGGACGGGCATCCCGGGCAACGAGATACGCGACTACGCCGCCGAGGCGGGTTGTGACCTCGTCGTGATGGGGACGCACGGTCGGACCGGTATCGACCGCTACCTGATCGGGAGCGTCGCCGAACGCATCGTCCGCACCGCCGACGTGCCGGTGATGACCGTCCGCGCCGAGGACTGA
- a CDS encoding ABC transporter ATP-binding protein codes for MSDHAGQTGSHEEMTYEGANLGKSDPVLRTEDLRKTFGGLVATDDVSVEVERGSITGMIGPNGAGKSTLFNLISGFYDLDGGRVWVNDTEVTELKPYETARQGLVRTFQTPRRLEGMSVREAMLVGATNQSGESILPLWLSPSTVTQEERANVERAERLLDRFEIGHLIDQPSTELSGGQLKLVELARAFTTDPDILLLDEPVAGVNPTLANDIKRFIRELNEEGQTFLIIEHDMPFIMDLADPVIVLDQGKVLMEGTPEAVRSDQRVIDAYLGGAGP; via the coding sequence ATGAGCGACCACGCCGGACAGACCGGCAGTCACGAGGAGATGACGTACGAGGGTGCGAACCTCGGGAAGTCCGACCCGGTGTTGCGGACGGAGGACCTCCGGAAGACGTTCGGCGGACTGGTCGCCACGGACGACGTCTCGGTCGAAGTCGAACGCGGCTCCATCACCGGCATGATCGGTCCGAACGGCGCGGGCAAGTCCACGCTGTTCAACCTCATCTCGGGGTTCTACGACCTCGACGGCGGCCGCGTCTGGGTGAACGACACCGAGGTGACGGAGCTGAAACCGTACGAGACCGCCAGACAGGGACTGGTGCGGACGTTCCAGACGCCGAGACGGTTGGAGGGGATGTCCGTCCGCGAGGCGATGCTCGTCGGCGCGACGAACCAGTCGGGCGAGTCCATCCTCCCCCTGTGGCTGTCGCCGTCGACGGTGACTCAGGAGGAACGCGCGAACGTCGAACGCGCGGAGCGACTGCTCGACCGGTTCGAGATAGGCCATCTCATCGACCAGCCCTCGACCGAACTCTCCGGCGGGCAGTTGAAGCTCGTCGAACTCGCGCGGGCGTTCACGACGGACCCCGACATCCTGCTGCTCGACGAACCCGTCGCCGGGGTCAACCCGACGCTCGCGAACGACATCAAGCGGTTCATCCGCGAACTCAACGAGGAGGGCCAGACCTTCCTCATCATCGAACACGACATGCCGTTCATCATGGACCTCGCAGACCCGGTCATCGTCCTCGACCAGGGCAAAGTGCTGATGGAAGGGACGCCGGAGGCGGTTCGCTCCGACCAGCGCGTCATCGACGCCTATCTCGGAGGTGCCGGCCCGTGA
- a CDS encoding branched-chain amino acid ABC transporter permease has protein sequence MTLLVPLQGLNPVQFLVNGIVFSSVIVLASIGLSLVYSIADFANFAHGDTMTVGAFGALAAAGVLAPAMEGILVLGFPVWMFVALVAGMAAAAVVVVLTEFVIYRPLDTGSIELLITSIGVALAYRAVIFLAFGTGASRYGVPREGPIPAVREVLNLAVTPRQVVAVVSALVLVGGLHVVLQYTTLGRKMRATADDPNLARVSGIRTKEVIIAMWVIGGALAAAGGVFLGLETLVRPRMGFDILLIVFAAVILGGIGSVYGAMLGGLVIGMLYELTPLFSLVGIPIGTEYAAAVAFVIMVVILLVRPQGIAGDAT, from the coding sequence GTGACGCTACTCGTCCCGTTGCAGGGGCTGAACCCGGTCCAGTTCCTCGTCAACGGAATCGTGTTCAGCAGCGTCATCGTGCTGGCCTCCATCGGCCTGTCGCTCGTGTACAGCATCGCCGACTTCGCCAACTTCGCGCACGGCGACACGATGACCGTCGGGGCGTTCGGCGCACTCGCCGCCGCGGGCGTCCTCGCGCCGGCGATGGAGGGCATCCTCGTGCTCGGCTTCCCGGTGTGGATGTTCGTCGCACTGGTCGCCGGGATGGCCGCCGCCGCCGTCGTCGTCGTCCTGACGGAGTTCGTCATCTACCGTCCCCTCGACACGGGCTCCATCGAACTCCTCATCACGAGCATCGGGGTGGCGCTCGCGTACCGCGCGGTCATCTTCCTCGCGTTCGGGACGGGCGCCTCGCGGTACGGCGTCCCCCGCGAGGGCCCGATACCGGCGGTTCGCGAGGTACTGAATCTCGCGGTGACGCCCCGACAGGTCGTCGCCGTCGTCTCGGCGCTCGTCCTCGTGGGCGGGCTCCACGTCGTCCTGCAGTACACGACGCTCGGCCGGAAGATGCGCGCCACCGCCGACGACCCGAACCTCGCTCGTGTGAGCGGGATTCGGACGAAGGAGGTCATCATCGCCATGTGGGTCATCGGCGGTGCGCTGGCCGCCGCGGGCGGCGTCTTCCTCGGTCTGGAGACGCTGGTCCGCCCGCGCATGGGCTTCGACATCCTGCTCATCGTGTTCGCGGCTGTCATCCTCGGCGGCATCGGCTCCGTCTACGGCGCGATGCTCGGCGGCCTCGTCATCGGGATGCTGTACGAACTGACGCCGCTGTTCAGCCTCGTCGGCATCCCCATCGGCACCGAGTACGCCGCCGCCGTCGCGTTCGTCATCATGGTCGTCATCTTGCTGGTCCGGCCGCAGGGAATCGCGGGTGATGCGACGTGA
- a CDS encoding PGF-CTERM sorting domain-containing protein, giving the protein MQSARLALLGAVTTAVLLAAATGVAVADHQPPDAPDGNVSVAVVGGNATGTLSNATAVRRARAAGATFDPPYLLPGDRLLVELRSPGLTRAYEASDGANATERLFRAVNETDANLSVAQFAVTPERRQAFVSLRRSDVRVVPDPANETFFLLVDTRNVTLVADDGDRLDYDLDHMSFRVVLEAPAGDGGRQVSTADVVFEHLDTDLDSRSPSLELDGRPTVLAPNATVVSVNGSTAARANTTLTVRAVDANGTVLATDRVVTDAANDSEPHGPSTFAATLSVGSLSPTDTFRLSVERPEGTLWRQTVVVGEMPRMGNLSAAVVEGGERDGEVRVDGTVRLPDDGFLAVGDDGPPVVAPVPEGEAVNRTLYASREAVTEDGTAFVFVMWDADGSGNLTDEDVSWHVRGDPDLSARVPVRTLESAGTTTGTEAATETPHETASPTGEDGTAGAETVETGTSETGTPGFGVLSAVAALLLAVAVIRKRNGR; this is encoded by the coding sequence ATGCAGTCCGCCCGATTGGCCCTCCTCGGAGCGGTGACGACCGCCGTCCTCCTCGCCGCGGCGACCGGCGTCGCCGTCGCGGACCACCAACCGCCCGACGCGCCCGACGGCAACGTCTCCGTCGCCGTCGTCGGCGGGAACGCTACCGGCACACTCTCGAACGCGACGGCCGTCCGCCGCGCGCGCGCCGCGGGCGCCACGTTCGACCCGCCGTACCTACTCCCCGGCGACCGCCTCCTCGTCGAACTCCGCTCTCCAGGGCTGACCCGAGCCTACGAGGCCAGCGACGGGGCGAACGCCACCGAACGGCTGTTCCGCGCGGTGAACGAGACGGACGCGAACCTCTCCGTCGCCCAGTTCGCGGTGACGCCGGAGCGTCGACAGGCGTTCGTCTCCCTCCGCCGGAGCGACGTCCGAGTCGTCCCGGACCCGGCGAACGAGACGTTCTTCCTCCTCGTGGACACCAGAAACGTCACGCTCGTCGCCGACGACGGCGACCGACTCGACTACGACCTCGACCACATGTCGTTCAGGGTCGTCCTCGAAGCGCCCGCGGGCGACGGCGGCCGACAGGTATCGACCGCCGACGTGGTCTTCGAACATCTCGACACGGACCTCGACAGTCGGTCGCCCTCGCTCGAACTGGACGGCAGGCCGACCGTCCTCGCCCCGAACGCCACCGTCGTCTCCGTGAACGGGTCGACCGCGGCGCGGGCGAATACGACGCTGACCGTCCGCGCCGTCGACGCGAACGGGACCGTACTGGCGACAGACCGCGTCGTCACCGACGCGGCCAACGACTCCGAACCGCACGGACCGTCGACGTTCGCGGCGACCCTCTCCGTCGGGTCGTTGTCGCCGACGGACACGTTCCGGCTGTCGGTCGAACGCCCCGAGGGAACGCTGTGGAGGCAGACCGTCGTCGTCGGCGAGATGCCGCGGATGGGGAACCTCTCGGCCGCCGTCGTCGAGGGAGGCGAACGCGACGGCGAGGTCCGCGTCGACGGGACGGTCCGCCTGCCCGACGACGGCTTCCTCGCCGTCGGCGACGACGGGCCGCCAGTCGTCGCACCCGTCCCCGAGGGCGAGGCGGTCAATCGTACGCTGTACGCGAGTCGCGAGGCCGTCACGGAGGACGGGACCGCCTTCGTCTTCGTGATGTGGGACGCCGACGGGAGCGGGAACCTGACCGACGAGGACGTGTCGTGGCACGTCCGCGGCGACCCCGACCTCTCGGCGCGGGTCCCCGTTCGGACGCTCGAGTCGGCCGGGACGACCACCGGGACCGAGGCGGCGACGGAGACGCCCCACGAGACGGCGTCGCCGACCGGCGAAGACGGGACGGCGGGAGCGGAGACGGTCGAGACGGGGACGAGCGAGACCGGAACGCCCGGATTCGGGGTGCTCTCCGCCGTCGCGGCGTTGCTACTCGCCGTCGCGGTGATTCGGAAACGAAACGGACGGTGA
- a CDS encoding DUF4112 domain-containing protein, with protein sequence MSESVVSLDDAMDEELDVSTDELTAQEESALRRVRFLADLMDEAVTIPGTNKGIGLDSLVGLLPVSGDLVTGAVSLYTVAEAARAGADKGVIAKMLFNIVVDVGVGSIPVLGDVFDVFWKSNVKNADLFEKHLTGQ encoded by the coding sequence ATGTCAGAGTCAGTAGTCTCTCTCGACGACGCGATGGACGAAGAGCTAGACGTCTCCACGGACGAACTCACCGCACAGGAGGAGAGCGCGCTCCGTCGAGTTCGCTTCCTCGCGGACCTGATGGACGAGGCGGTGACGATTCCCGGCACGAACAAGGGAATCGGCCTCGACTCCCTCGTCGGTCTCCTCCCGGTGTCGGGTGACCTCGTGACCGGCGCCGTCTCGCTCTACACCGTCGCGGAGGCGGCGCGCGCCGGTGCCGACAAGGGCGTCATCGCGAAGATGCTGTTCAACATCGTCGTCGACGTCGGCGTCGGTTCGATTCCGGTGCTGGGCGACGTCTTCGACGTCTTCTGGAAGTCGAACGTCAAGAACGCGGACCTCTTCGAGAAGCACCTCACGGGGCAGTAA
- a CDS encoding branched-chain amino acid ABC transporter permease, whose amino-acid sequence MYDRLVRSQSERNVLAGVAGATAILLLATALGVVRLPFLLSLLSLAGMYVLLTLGLNVQWGYAGLINFSVAAFWGIGAYSAALLSAPTSPLGLGLHPVVGFLAAIVVSAIVAVLIGIPTLRLREDYLAIASLGLAEVVRRIILNEEQWTAGSSGISGIPRLLESLPLTQNATNVGVVVVLIGLVYVFLRRVHRSPWGRVLRTIRSDEDLAKALGKNTYAFKMQAFVLGSVIMAIAGAFYVHVNLYIDPSDLVPLTTFYIWVAVILGGTGSNRGAVLGAATVIAIREGTRFLNDVQAFTALGLDLAPLRLLLVGLLIILVVRLRPEGLLPPRDELIWPGARRGEGEE is encoded by the coding sequence CTGTACGACCGCCTCGTTCGCTCGCAGAGCGAGCGCAACGTCCTCGCGGGCGTCGCGGGCGCGACGGCAATCCTGCTGTTGGCGACGGCGCTCGGCGTCGTCCGCCTGCCGTTCCTCCTGTCGCTACTGTCGCTGGCCGGGATGTACGTCCTGTTGACGCTCGGACTGAACGTCCAGTGGGGCTACGCGGGCCTCATCAACTTCTCCGTCGCCGCGTTCTGGGGCATCGGCGCCTACTCGGCGGCGCTGTTGAGCGCGCCCACGTCGCCGCTCGGACTCGGGTTGCACCCCGTCGTCGGCTTCCTCGCGGCCATCGTCGTCTCCGCGATAGTCGCCGTCCTCATCGGCATCCCGACGCTGCGACTGCGCGAGGACTACCTCGCCATCGCCTCGCTGGGACTCGCCGAGGTGGTGCGCCGAATCATCCTCAACGAGGAGCAGTGGACCGCCGGCTCCAGCGGTATCTCGGGCATCCCCCGACTCTTGGAGTCGCTGCCGCTGACGCAGAACGCGACGAACGTCGGCGTCGTCGTCGTCCTCATCGGCCTCGTCTACGTCTTCCTGCGACGCGTCCACCGGTCGCCGTGGGGGCGCGTCCTCCGGACGATTCGGTCCGACGAGGACCTCGCGAAGGCGCTGGGGAAGAACACCTACGCGTTCAAGATGCAGGCGTTCGTCCTCGGGTCGGTCATCATGGCCATCGCGGGGGCGTTCTACGTCCACGTCAACCTCTACATCGACCCCTCGGACCTCGTCCCCCTGACGACGTTCTACATCTGGGTCGCCGTCATCCTCGGCGGCACCGGGTCGAACCGCGGCGCGGTCCTCGGCGCGGCGACGGTCATCGCCATCCGCGAGGGGACGCGCTTCCTGAACGACGTGCAGGCGTTCACCGCCCTCGGCCTCGACCTGGCACCGCTCAGACTGCTGCTCGTCGGCCTGCTCATCATCCTCGTCGTCCGCCTGCGGCCCGAAGGGCTGCTGCCGCCGCGCGACGAACTCATCTGGCCCGGCGCGCGCCGGGGGGAGGGTGAGGAATGA
- a CDS encoding RIO1 family regulatory kinase/ATPase domain-containing protein, with translation MELRRLVRGRVDWPRLEAVVRELRERYGREELHVRFLEADNWLSTPMVVDDEWFVKVVSRQNSLVHALFTTGRNLGAFSSGTEGFFEHFGTPLEMAEHELEATRRMRDIGLNAPEPVEAFEVQGLGVLVLEYLDDFRTLDELGRETEARLAPAVFASLRTMHDHNLVHGDLRAENVLIVDDEVYFIDATNVSEEGAADAKSYDLACAIAAIEPLIGAKATVDAALESYEATALLDALDFLDFVNIRPDHDFDAAALKGVIGHRAS, from the coding sequence ATGGAACTCCGCCGCCTCGTCAGGGGGCGCGTGGACTGGCCCCGACTGGAGGCCGTCGTCCGCGAGTTGCGCGAACGGTACGGACGCGAGGAGTTGCACGTCCGCTTTCTGGAGGCCGACAACTGGCTCTCGACGCCGATGGTCGTCGACGACGAGTGGTTCGTGAAGGTCGTCTCGCGGCAGAACTCGCTGGTCCACGCGCTCTTCACCACCGGCCGGAACCTCGGCGCGTTCTCTTCGGGCACCGAGGGCTTCTTCGAACACTTCGGGACGCCGTTGGAGATGGCCGAGCACGAACTGGAGGCGACGCGCCGGATGCGCGACATCGGGCTGAACGCGCCCGAACCCGTCGAGGCGTTCGAGGTGCAGGGTCTCGGCGTCCTCGTCCTCGAGTACCTCGACGACTTCCGGACGCTGGACGAACTCGGCCGCGAGACCGAGGCCCGACTCGCGCCCGCGGTGTTCGCCTCGCTCCGGACGATGCACGACCACAACCTCGTCCACGGCGACCTGCGCGCGGAGAACGTCCTCATCGTCGACGACGAGGTGTACTTCATCGACGCGACGAACGTGAGCGAGGAGGGGGCGGCCGACGCGAAGTCGTACGACCTCGCGTGCGCCATCGCGGCTATCGAACCGCTCATCGGCGCGAAGGCCACCGTCGACGCCGCTCTGGAGTCCTACGAGGCGACGGCCCTCCTCGACGCTCTCGACTTCCTCGACTTCGTCAACATCCGTCCCGACCACGACTTCGACGCCGCCGCGCTGAAGGGCGTCATCGGGCACCGAGCGTCCTGA
- a CDS encoding DUF7500 family protein, with amino-acid sequence MDDSPYLTPAELDFRRDPSVTALGDGRYVVATDPPDDAAKTPDGDSDAAGRPDAPSARPTGELDTDGGVAVADPGAVTNEAGAVAAESAKADATDAEPADADATDESPEYFLDVAARTDEGEFDARFESDDIGVVCAAMLRWYARRVSPEDDPKKVLSVLLSRSEFAL; translated from the coding sequence ATGGACGACAGCCCGTACCTCACGCCGGCGGAACTGGACTTCCGGCGAGACCCGAGCGTGACCGCACTCGGCGACGGCCGGTACGTCGTCGCCACCGACCCCCCGGACGACGCGGCGAAGACGCCCGACGGAGACTCTGACGCGGCCGGCCGACCGGACGCCCCGTCCGCCCGCCCGACGGGCGAACTCGACACCGACGGCGGCGTCGCGGTGGCCGACCCCGGTGCGGTGACGAACGAGGCCGGTGCGGTAGCGGCCGAGTCGGCGAAGGCCGACGCGACGGACGCCGAACCAGCGGACGCCGACGCGACCGACGAGTCGCCGGAGTACTTCCTCGACGTCGCGGCGCGCACCGACGAGGGGGAGTTCGACGCGCGCTTCGAGAGCGACGACATCGGCGTCGTCTGCGCGGCGATGCTCCGCTGGTACGCGCGGCGCGTCTCGCCGGAGGACGACCCGAAGAAGGTGCTGTCGGTGCTCCTCTCGCGGTCCGAGTTCGCGCTATAG